In one Candidatus Eisenbacteria bacterium genomic region, the following are encoded:
- a CDS encoding ATP-binding protein: MTEYVERDIALAVQEALKEMPVVIITGMRQTGKTTFLHMQPGFKGRRYVTLDDFAQLEAAKLDPEGLVHTDEPLAIDEAQKCPEILTAIKRVVDRKRTPGQFLLTGSANFAILKGISESLAGRSVYLVLHPFSRRELVQRTKRKPFLQSFFESMKNPRGEGSGKIGLEEILIGGMPTVCLGEIKNRFLWFKGYEQTYLERDVRQLSQIGNTIAFRHLLRLTALRTGQILSLSQIGRDSKLNVQTTSRYLSLLEASFIIYRLSPYLRNKATRLIKSPKVYMSDSGLASYLAGVDSIESASREPLMGAMFETYVAQNLSSMVDARWPEARLHFWNVQGRYEVDFVLEVGNKCIAIEVKAASRWVERDLAGLRTFLAATPQCVAAILAYNGAEPVRLGEKVWAIPLGLLLS; this comes from the coding sequence ATGACAGAGTACGTAGAGCGCGATATTGCCTTAGCAGTGCAAGAGGCATTGAAGGAAATGCCCGTTGTTATCATAACGGGAATGCGACAGACGGGAAAAACCACATTCCTCCACATGCAGCCAGGGTTCAAAGGAAGGCGCTATGTCACCCTTGACGATTTCGCCCAGCTCGAGGCTGCAAAGCTCGACCCCGAAGGATTGGTGCATACTGATGAACCTCTGGCAATTGATGAAGCTCAGAAATGTCCCGAGATTCTGACTGCAATCAAGAGAGTGGTGGACAGGAAGAGAACTCCGGGGCAGTTCCTCCTCACGGGTTCAGCTAACTTTGCCATTCTCAAGGGGATTTCCGAGAGTCTCGCAGGGCGTTCAGTCTACTTGGTCCTCCACCCTTTCAGCAGGAGAGAATTAGTCCAGCGTACGAAACGGAAACCCTTCTTGCAGAGCTTCTTCGAGTCAATGAAAAACCCCAGAGGAGAAGGTTCTGGCAAGATAGGGTTGGAGGAAATTCTCATCGGTGGAATGCCGACGGTTTGTCTTGGGGAAATCAAGAATAGATTCCTCTGGTTCAAAGGATATGAACAGACATATCTTGAACGAGATGTGAGACAGTTAAGTCAGATCGGAAACACCATTGCATTCAGGCATCTCTTGCGTCTGACTGCCCTCAGAACAGGACAGATACTGAGTCTAAGCCAGATTGGCAGAGACTCGAAGCTGAATGTTCAGACGACATCCCGCTACCTATCTCTTCTTGAGGCCTCTTTCATCATATATCGTCTGAGTCCATATTTGAGGAACAAGGCAACCAGGCTCATCAAGTCTCCCAAGGTGTACATGAGCGATTCGGGACTTGCCTCCTATCTTGCAGGCGTGGACTCAATTGAGTCTGCGTCAAGAGAGCCTCTCATGGGTGCAATGTTTGAGACATATGTGGCCCAGAATCTCTCATCAATGGTAGATGCCCGATGGCCTGAAGCCAGACTTCACTTCTGGAACGTTCAAGGGCGATATGAGGTTGACTTCGTTCTGGAAGTTGGAAACAAGTGCATCGCCATAGAAGTCAAAGCGGCGAGTAGATGGGTGGAGCGCGACCTTGCCGGTCTCAGGACATTCCTTGCAGCGACGCCTCAGTGTGTAGCAGCGATTCTTGCATACAATGGCGCTGAACCAGTAAGGCTCG